One genomic segment of Candidatus Bathyarchaeota archaeon includes these proteins:
- a CDS encoding ABC transporter permease, producing the protein MIQDPETQVSKSRFHGLWALTHRELKKWYQQPFVFIMGIVQPILWLALLGKAMNISAMFTGSSLPPLPAMDPALTPGQMQVLSTYFASMQNSIMTSTFGTTDYFSFMAMGMVAFTVVFTTAFTGMSVVWDRRLGFLNKVLSTPVSRSSIILSKVLSASIRAIFQSAIVAVIAFAMGLVVGTNFGWYSILGIFAIVFMVSVGLSSMFTALTLRSTRMETPQAIIQLITMPLMFASSAYFPIDKMPSWLQSIASVNPISYTIDAVRRLMIFSDGFGPLALDFAFVGAFAVIVTVICVVLSWRYLNK; encoded by the coding sequence ATGATTCAAGACCCTGAGACACAGGTTTCAAAAAGCCGCTTTCATGGACTTTGGGCATTAACCCATCGGGAACTCAAAAAATGGTATCAGCAACCGTTTGTGTTCATCATGGGCATTGTTCAGCCAATTCTATGGCTTGCCCTGCTGGGTAAAGCAATGAACATAAGCGCCATGTTCACAGGCTCCTCACTGCCACCGCTGCCCGCAATGGATCCAGCATTAACACCTGGACAAATGCAAGTCCTTAGCACATACTTTGCCAGCATGCAAAACTCAATAATGACCTCAACCTTTGGCACAACCGATTACTTCTCATTCATGGCAATGGGTATGGTAGCCTTTACCGTAGTCTTCACAACAGCGTTTACGGGCATGTCGGTGGTTTGGGATAGACGTTTAGGCTTCTTAAACAAAGTCTTAAGCACGCCTGTTTCGCGGTCATCAATAATCCTCTCAAAAGTGCTATCAGCAAGCATACGCGCAATATTTCAATCCGCAATCGTCGCAGTCATAGCGTTTGCAATGGGACTCGTTGTAGGCACTAACTTTGGCTGGTACAGCATATTGGGAATTTTTGCCATCGTGTTCATGGTAAGCGTAGGCTTGTCTTCGATGTTCACGGCGTTAACGTTGCGTTCCACCCGAATGGAAACCCCACAGGCAATCATTCAGTTAATCACGATGCCATTGATGTTTGCAAGCAGCGCATATTTCCCCATCGACAAAATGCCCAGTTGGCTACAAAGCATCGCAAGCGTAAACCCAATCTCCTACACCATCGACGCAGTACGCAGACTCATGATATTTAGTGACGGCTTTGGTCCCCTAGCATTGGACTTCGCGTTTGTTGGAGCATTCGCGGTCATTGTCACGGTGATTTGCGTGGTGCTATCGTGGAGATACCTAAACAAGTAA
- a CDS encoding ABC transporter permease has translation MKSIDILGYSFSAIKLRKLRAGLTTLGVVIGIAAIVALLSITQGLQATITDQLNQGLSANSLIITAGSGGLGGAGAGLGGQTSGFKLHTNDTLAINELSPDIDVSLAMISRQGYIWVGDTNRSVTIYGVDYETYARVYGTTFVAENGTIPTNPNDTDLVAGYNLATAQETRGTVTAEPFNAGSNINIVWTNTSTLPPKNETYTAYVTATLPKIGGVGIGGPSDNSIYIPISHAENIFGTDECDLIIVQLKNSDNTTVTNVTKAITDYFGDQVTVISSTAVLSLLTSVFGTIQLFLGGIAAISLLVAGIGIMNIMIVSLIERTREIGILKALGMKSRTVLTIFLGESVIIGLMGAIIGIALGWGLALATAQVLGGGFIGGGTAAFAITPLLTPEVLLGALGFGIGVSVIFALYPAWRASKLKPVDALRYE, from the coding sequence ATGAAGTCCATAGATATTTTAGGGTACTCCTTTAGCGCCATAAAACTGCGTAAGCTCAGAGCGGGTTTAACTACTCTTGGTGTAGTCATCGGCATTGCAGCCATCGTTGCCTTGCTCTCAATCACACAAGGTCTACAAGCAACCATCACTGACCAGCTAAACCAAGGCTTATCCGCCAACAGCCTAATCATAACAGCGGGCAGTGGAGGCTTAGGAGGCGCAGGAGCTGGTCTGGGTGGTCAAACCTCTGGATTTAAGCTTCACACCAACGATACCTTAGCAATTAATGAGCTCTCGCCTGACATAGACGTCTCGCTGGCTATGATTAGCAGGCAAGGATACATTTGGGTTGGCGATACGAACCGTTCGGTTACGATTTACGGCGTGGACTATGAAACATACGCAAGAGTCTACGGTACAACCTTTGTTGCTGAAAACGGAACCATACCCACAAACCCAAACGACACAGACCTTGTTGCAGGCTACAACTTAGCTACGGCACAAGAAACCCGTGGAACAGTCACGGCTGAACCCTTCAATGCAGGAAGCAACATCAACATAGTCTGGACCAACACCAGCACTCTGCCACCCAAAAACGAAACCTACACTGCATACGTAACTGCGACCCTGCCCAAAATCGGCGGCGTTGGCATCGGCGGACCATCCGACAACAGCATCTACATCCCCATTAGCCACGCAGAAAACATCTTTGGAACCGACGAATGCGACCTAATAATCGTGCAACTAAAAAACAGTGACAACACAACAGTCACTAACGTAACCAAAGCCATAACCGACTACTTCGGCGACCAAGTCACCGTCATATCATCAACCGCAGTCCTAAGCCTACTCACCAGCGTGTTCGGAACAATCCAGCTATTCCTTGGAGGCATCGCAGCCATAAGCCTCCTTGTCGCGGGCATTGGCATTATGAACATCATGATAGTGTCCCTGATTGAGCGCACACGCGAAATCGGCATCCTCAAAGCGTTAGGCATGAAAAGCCGAACTGTCCTAACCATATTCCTTGGCGAATCCGTAATCATCGGCTTAATGGGTGCAATCATCGGCATAGCGCTTGGATGGGGACTGGCACTCGCAACCGCACAAGTGCTGGGCGGCGGATTCATCGGTGGTGGGACCGCAGCATTTGCGATAACCCCGTTGCTTACGCCAGAAGTGCTCTTAGGCGCTTTAGGATTCGGCATCGGCGTGAGCGTTATCTTTGCGTTGTACCCTGCGTGGCGCGCGTCAAAACTAAAACCAGTAGACGCTCTGCGTTACGAGTAA
- a CDS encoding ATP-binding cassette domain-containing protein, whose protein sequence is MSQVKENVITVEGLTKTFNTLTAVDHINFNVKKGEIFGFLGPNGAGKTTTIKMLITVLRPSEGKATILGGDIRKQSMDVRASIGVVPQEYTADEDLTAYENILLCADLYGIPRSVSKKRAEDLLELVELTAFKKKRVQTFSGGMRRRLELACGLINRPKVLFLDEPTFGLDVQTRAATWNYVKMLKKEFGMTLFLTTHYLEEADALCDRVAIIDHGKIVVIGSPTELKDSLGGDIITLSIQKDEDISDLISKVEHVKEVTKEDGEYRIKASNGELTTPLIIEALRNNGHVVTKLSLTKPTLNEVYLQYTGRSMRDAEESKEGVMSQRMMIRRSHA, encoded by the coding sequence ATGAGCCAAGTAAAAGAGAATGTCATAACCGTTGAGGGTTTAACTAAAACATTCAACACTCTAACCGCCGTAGACCACATCAACTTCAACGTCAAAAAAGGCGAAATATTCGGATTTTTAGGTCCAAACGGGGCAGGCAAAACCACCACCATCAAAATGCTAATCACCGTACTCCGCCCCAGTGAAGGCAAAGCAACCATACTCGGAGGCGACATCAGAAAACAAAGCATGGACGTTCGCGCTTCAATCGGCGTGGTCCCTCAAGAATACACTGCAGATGAAGACCTAACCGCTTATGAGAACATTTTGCTATGCGCAGATCTATATGGTATTCCCCGCTCGGTTTCCAAGAAGCGGGCAGAGGACCTGTTGGAGCTGGTGGAGTTAACTGCTTTTAAGAAGAAGCGCGTGCAAACTTTTTCGGGGGGCATGAGACGCAGATTAGAGTTGGCTTGTGGCTTGATTAACCGCCCCAAAGTGCTTTTCCTTGATGAGCCCACGTTTGGTTTGGACGTGCAGACAAGAGCGGCAACTTGGAATTATGTGAAGATGCTAAAGAAAGAGTTTGGCATGACCCTATTCTTGACAACACACTATTTGGAGGAAGCGGATGCTTTGTGTGACCGCGTTGCCATTATTGACCATGGCAAAATCGTTGTGATAGGCTCCCCAACTGAGCTTAAAGACAGCTTAGGTGGCGACATCATCACGTTATCCATTCAGAAAGATGAGGACATCAGCGATTTAATCAGTAAAGTCGAGCACGTAAAAGAAGTTACAAAAGAAGACGGCGAATACAGAATTAAAGCGTCCAACGGCGAATTAACCACACCCCTAATCATCGAAGCCCTACGAAACAATGGACACGTAGTCACCAAGCTATCCCTAACCAAACCCACACTAAACGAGGTTTACTTACAGTATACGGGTAGGTCTATGCGTGATGCAGAAGAATCAAAAGAAGGCGTTATGTCTCAGCGTATGATGATACGGAGGTCTCATGCATGA
- a CDS encoding nucleotide exchange factor GrpE has translation MDKKQEAHANLEKQLECEKKRSEEYLNKLAYLQADLENLKKRYEREAQQAKAYANERLVMALLDVVDELELALCVSADSAQKSLVDGVEMTLKKLRKVLEQEGVTTVEDTKGKIFDPTCHHAVATVECDDAEPNTVMEQIRKGYKLKERLIRPCIVKVSVKPSKSQMEDKKIEQPK, from the coding sequence ATGGATAAAAAACAAGAAGCGCACGCCAACCTAGAAAAACAGTTGGAATGCGAGAAAAAACGTTCTGAAGAATACCTCAACAAGCTGGCATATTTACAGGCGGATTTGGAGAACCTAAAAAAACGTTATGAACGCGAAGCCCAACAAGCAAAAGCGTACGCGAATGAACGTTTGGTTATGGCGCTTCTTGATGTGGTAGATGAGTTAGAGCTTGCTCTTTGTGTTTCAGCAGATTCCGCACAAAAATCGCTCGTTGATGGTGTGGAAATGACATTAAAGAAGTTAAGAAAAGTTCTTGAGCAAGAAGGCGTCACAACAGTAGAAGACACAAAGGGCAAAATTTTTGACCCCACATGTCACCACGCTGTAGCCACCGTGGAATGTGACGATGCAGAACCCAATACTGTAATGGAGCAAATCCGCAAAGGCTACAAACTCAAAGAACGCCTAATCCGACCCTGCATCGTCAAAGTATCAGTAAAACCATCAAAGTCACAAATGGAGGACAAAAAAATTGAGCAACCAAAATAG
- a CDS encoding Snf7 family protein, with the protein MSERFAKKWEAKRDEQPLGNHIKDAVNPPGPLKPRLDFAVRRIELQVQKLDQATDRFSQRDKAIFARIVDAYTKHDTARANVFANELAEVRKMSKLIMNAKLALEQITLRLRTVSELGDVVSTLGPAVGVLRSVRSGLVSVFPEAENELGEIGNMLSGIMIEAGQGSGMTLNFDAVNDDASKILVEAATVAEQKIKDKFPDLPAGMPASPASQAQRTEGF; encoded by the coding sequence TTGTCAGAACGATTCGCAAAAAAATGGGAAGCTAAACGGGATGAACAACCCCTCGGGAACCACATAAAAGACGCCGTTAACCCGCCAGGACCACTAAAACCACGACTTGATTTTGCAGTAAGACGCATCGAGCTTCAAGTCCAAAAACTTGACCAAGCAACCGACCGATTCAGCCAAAGAGACAAAGCAATTTTCGCAAGAATCGTTGATGCATACACAAAACACGACACTGCAAGAGCAAACGTTTTTGCAAACGAGCTAGCCGAAGTCCGCAAAATGTCCAAATTAATCATGAATGCCAAACTTGCTCTTGAACAAATCACATTAAGATTACGTACCGTCTCAGAATTGGGTGATGTAGTATCCACATTAGGACCAGCAGTTGGTGTCCTTCGTTCAGTCCGCAGTGGACTAGTCAGCGTATTCCCCGAAGCAGAAAATGAACTTGGGGAAATCGGAAACATGCTAAGTGGAATCATGATTGAAGCAGGCCAAGGCAGCGGAATGACCCTTAACTTTGACGCAGTAAACGACGATGCATCCAAGATTCTAGTCGAAGCAGCAACAGTTGCAGAACAGAAAATCAAAGACAAATTCCCAGACCTACCCGCAGGAATGCCAGCCAGCCCAGCTTCTCAAGCCCAAAGAACCGAAGGATTCTAA
- the dnaJ gene encoding molecular chaperone DnaJ, translating to MAEKKDYYEVLGVEKKASDSEIKDAYRKLAMQYHPDRNKSADAEEKFKEISEAYAVLSDPQKRQQYDQLGHSGFDQRYSSEDIFRGADFDSVFRDMGFGDLFRTIFGGGFQTERINRGQDLEYLLDISLEQAATGIEKEIEVPRSEHCDVCGGSGAQPGTNPKTCPRCGGQGRVQSMRQTPLGTFMQVTSCPMCRGRGKIIETPCSNCRGSGIVKKRRKITVKVPPGMEDGMHLRLRGEGETPPNNGEPGDLYVGVRVNPNPDFIRDQDDLYHVEMISYPQAALGAEITVPTLIDGEQTVRIHAGTQVGETIRLRGKGMPRFRGYGRGDLIIRVGIAVPEKLTKKQKELLEELAKELGTEVSKGRKFRL from the coding sequence ATGGCAGAAAAAAAAGACTATTACGAAGTTCTCGGCGTAGAAAAAAAAGCATCTGACAGCGAAATCAAAGATGCCTACAGAAAACTAGCCATGCAATACCACCCTGACCGCAACAAATCAGCGGACGCAGAGGAAAAATTCAAAGAAATCAGCGAAGCCTACGCGGTACTCTCTGACCCACAAAAACGTCAACAATACGACCAACTTGGACACTCAGGCTTTGACCAACGCTACAGCTCAGAAGACATTTTCCGAGGTGCAGATTTTGACTCAGTTTTTCGCGACATGGGCTTTGGTGACTTATTCCGAACTATTTTCGGAGGCGGATTCCAAACTGAACGCATCAACCGCGGTCAAGACCTTGAATATTTACTAGATATTTCTCTTGAACAGGCAGCAACGGGCATTGAGAAAGAAATTGAGGTGCCCCGAAGTGAGCACTGTGATGTTTGTGGCGGCAGCGGCGCTCAGCCAGGAACTAACCCTAAAACTTGCCCCCGATGTGGCGGACAGGGCAGAGTTCAGAGTATGCGGCAGACCCCATTGGGAACGTTTATGCAGGTAACGAGTTGCCCGATGTGTCGTGGACGGGGAAAAATCATTGAAACCCCCTGCAGCAACTGCCGAGGCTCAGGTATAGTTAAGAAACGCCGAAAAATCACAGTAAAAGTCCCCCCGGGCATGGAAGATGGAATGCATCTGCGTTTGCGAGGCGAAGGCGAAACCCCACCAAACAATGGAGAACCAGGCGACCTCTACGTAGGCGTACGCGTAAACCCCAACCCCGACTTCATCAGAGACCAAGACGACCTCTACCACGTCGAAATGATAAGCTACCCCCAGGCGGCACTGGGCGCAGAAATCACCGTACCAACCCTCATCGACGGCGAACAAACCGTGCGCATTCACGCGGGCACTCAGGTGGGCGAAACCATCAGGTTACGCGGCAAAGGCATGCCACGATTCCGAGGCTACGGCAGAGGCGACCTCATCATCCGTGTGGGCATAGCGGTACCAGAAAAACTCACCAAAAAACAAAAAGAACTCCTCGAAGAACTCGCAAAAGAATTGGGTACTGAAGTATCAAAAGGCAGAAAATTCAGACTATAA
- a CDS encoding AAA family ATPase — protein MSASHELEKAATAYALEAVKMDKQGQKGRAITLYQKAIESLLQLVQLYPDYGLNKVYVQRAIAYQERIKALQGAVSSNEMREVTNEDAQGGGATMEGGGSGGKPAEELVVNERPNVSWNEVVGLETAKKAVKEAIVYPVQRPDLFPLGWPRGILLFGPPGCGKTLLAAAVATEIDANFYSIDAASVMSKWLGEAEQNVSKLFNAARKNATEGKAAIVFVDELDSLMGTHSNEVGGEIRVRNQFLKEMDGITDKGKNLHVYVIGATNKPWDLDWAFIRRFQKRILVPLADQQTRLNMFKIYSSNLRIASDVDLNELARLADGFSSSDIRDVCQSAQLRLIGEFFESGKAADKEAKPRALKMTDFHKILEERKPSVSLDMLTSYTRWFEAFKAL, from the coding sequence ATGAGCGCTTCACATGAACTTGAAAAGGCAGCAACAGCATATGCGCTGGAAGCTGTCAAAATGGATAAACAAGGCCAAAAAGGCAGAGCAATAACCCTGTACCAAAAAGCCATCGAAAGCCTGCTGCAACTTGTGCAGCTTTACCCCGATTACGGATTAAACAAGGTTTACGTCCAACGAGCAATCGCCTATCAAGAACGCATCAAAGCCCTGCAAGGCGCAGTTTCCAGTAACGAAATGCGAGAAGTAACCAATGAAGATGCACAGGGCGGCGGTGCTACAATGGAAGGCGGCGGAAGCGGCGGCAAACCAGCTGAGGAACTCGTGGTTAATGAGCGTCCAAACGTCAGCTGGAATGAGGTTGTCGGCTTGGAAACTGCAAAGAAAGCTGTGAAAGAAGCCATTGTTTATCCTGTTCAGCGTCCTGACTTGTTCCCGTTGGGGTGGCCTCGTGGAATTTTGTTGTTTGGTCCTCCTGGTTGCGGTAAGACTTTGTTGGCGGCTGCGGTTGCAACTGAGATTGATGCGAACTTTTACAGTATTGATGCTGCTTCAGTTATGAGTAAGTGGCTTGGTGAAGCTGAGCAGAATGTGTCTAAACTGTTTAATGCTGCACGCAAAAACGCAACAGAAGGCAAAGCTGCCATTGTATTCGTGGATGAGTTGGACTCTCTTATGGGCACTCACAGTAACGAGGTCGGCGGCGAAATTCGTGTCAGAAACCAATTCCTCAAAGAAATGGACGGCATCACTGACAAGGGCAAAAACCTGCACGTTTACGTGATTGGTGCAACTAACAAGCCTTGGGATTTGGATTGGGCTTTTATCAGACGTTTCCAGAAACGTATCTTAGTTCCACTAGCAGACCAACAAACACGCCTAAACATGTTCAAGATTTACTCAAGTAATCTGCGCATCGCATCTGATGTGGACCTAAACGAGTTGGCAAGACTTGCAGACGGCTTTAGCAGCAGCGACATCCGAGACGTTTGCCAATCAGCACAACTGCGCCTAATTGGTGAATTCTTTGAGTCAGGCAAAGCGGCAGATAAAGAAGCTAAGCCGCGAGCGCTTAAAATGACTGATTTCCACAAAATCCTCGAAGAACGAAAACCAAGTGTCTCACTGGATATGCTAACCAGCTATACCAGATGGTTTGAGGCATTCAAGGCACTGTAG
- the dnaK gene encoding molecular chaperone DnaK, with protein sequence MSNQNSSTKTQKVLGIDLGTTNSAAAIYEGGHATVIPSAEGPTMAGKMFPSVVAFTKDGQLLVGESAKRQATTNAEGTVFEIKRKMGSDYKAQIYGKEYTPQQLSAFILQKIKKDAETYLGTNVSKAVITVPAHFNDNQRQATKDAGEIAGFEVMRIINEPTAACLAYGIDKLQHEMKILVFSFGGGTHDVTLMDFGKGVFQVLSTSGDTQLGGTDVDKAVMSYILEEFKRQTGVDVSNDKMAMSRLKDAAEKAKIELSTLMSTDIDLPFLTANAQGPQHLHMTLTRTKLESLAQPIVERTRPTLLKALEDAKLTPQQVDKIILIGGMTRMPLVQRFVEQILGKASERGIDPMESVAIGAAIQGGVVSGEVTDLLLLDVTPLSLGVETMGGVMTKVLDKNTTIPTKRSQVFTTAADFQTAVTIHVLQGERTMSADNVSLGMFNLVDLPPAPRGVPQIEVTFDIDANGILNVTAKDRGTGKENKIRITASTKLSKEEKERLIKDAEQFQEQDRKKKEEAETRNTADSLVYTAEKTKSDLAGKISTEESGKIDAAVTELKNALASNDMAAIKAKSDELQKVLQEVGTKVYQQAAQDYAKQQQQPGAQPGAGAGPTPPPSGDQGQEGPDVVDSEDYKVK encoded by the coding sequence TTGAGCAACCAAAATAGTAGTACAAAAACCCAAAAAGTTTTAGGAATAGACCTTGGAACAACCAACTCGGCAGCCGCTATCTACGAAGGTGGACACGCCACGGTCATACCAAGCGCAGAAGGACCAACAATGGCGGGAAAAATGTTCCCCTCAGTTGTCGCCTTCACCAAAGACGGACAGTTGCTGGTAGGTGAATCCGCAAAACGCCAAGCCACAACTAACGCAGAAGGAACAGTTTTTGAAATAAAACGCAAAATGGGCAGCGACTACAAAGCCCAAATTTACGGCAAAGAATACACCCCACAACAACTCTCAGCTTTTATCTTACAAAAAATCAAAAAAGACGCAGAAACCTACCTTGGCACAAACGTAAGCAAGGCAGTAATCACGGTTCCAGCACACTTTAACGATAACCAGCGCCAAGCCACCAAAGACGCAGGCGAAATCGCAGGCTTCGAGGTAATGCGCATCATCAACGAACCAACCGCAGCATGCCTAGCCTATGGCATCGACAAACTCCAGCACGAAATGAAAATTCTCGTCTTTAGCTTCGGCGGCGGCACCCACGACGTAACCTTAATGGACTTTGGCAAAGGAGTCTTCCAAGTCCTATCTACCAGCGGCGACACCCAGTTGGGCGGAACCGACGTGGACAAAGCAGTCATGAGCTACATTCTAGAAGAGTTCAAACGCCAAACAGGCGTAGATGTCAGCAACGACAAAATGGCAATGTCTCGTCTTAAGGACGCGGCGGAGAAAGCCAAAATCGAACTCTCCACACTTATGAGCACAGATATCGACCTGCCTTTCCTTACAGCTAACGCTCAGGGACCACAGCACCTACACATGACCCTGACAAGAACCAAGCTTGAATCTCTTGCACAGCCCATCGTGGAACGCACAAGACCAACACTGCTTAAGGCTCTTGAAGATGCAAAACTCACACCCCAGCAAGTAGATAAAATCATCCTAATCGGCGGCATGACCAGAATGCCCCTAGTGCAACGCTTTGTCGAGCAAATCTTGGGCAAAGCATCTGAACGCGGAATCGACCCAATGGAAAGCGTCGCCATCGGCGCAGCAATCCAAGGAGGAGTCGTGTCAGGCGAAGTCACCGACCTATTGCTACTGGATGTTACTCCGCTATCTTTGGGTGTTGAAACCATGGGCGGCGTAATGACCAAAGTCCTAGACAAAAACACCACCATCCCCACTAAACGCAGCCAAGTGTTCACAACAGCCGCGGACTTCCAAACCGCAGTCACAATCCACGTACTCCAAGGGGAACGTACAATGTCCGCAGACAACGTTTCATTGGGCATGTTCAATCTTGTGGATTTGCCCCCCGCACCCAGAGGCGTACCCCAAATCGAGGTTACCTTTGACATTGACGCCAACGGCATTCTAAACGTTACCGCTAAAGACCGTGGAACAGGTAAAGAAAACAAAATCCGCATCACCGCCTCAACCAAACTCAGCAAAGAAGAAAAAGAACGCCTAATCAAAGACGCCGAACAATTCCAAGAACAAGACCGCAAAAAGAAAGAAGAAGCCGAAACACGCAACACCGCCGACAGCCTAGTCTACACCGCTGAGAAAACCAAGAGCGACCTTGCAGGAAAAATCAGCACAGAAGAATCAGGCAAAATCGACGCTGCAGTAACCGAACTCAAAAACGCCTTAGCCAGCAACGACATGGCAGCAATCAAAGCCAAATCCGATGAATTGCAGAAGGTGCTGCAGGAAGTCGGAACCAAAGTGTATCAGCAAGCCGCACAGGACTACGCCAAACAGCAGCAACAACCAGGAGCCCAACCCGGCGCAGGCGCGGGACCAACACCGCCCCCAAGCGGCGACCAAGGACAAGAAGGACCTGACGTGGTCGACTCAGAAGACTATAAAGTAAAGTAG
- a CDS encoding ABC transporter ATP-binding protein, with the protein MSFPVVEAIDVKKTYMLGKIPVEALRGVNLKVEAGDFISILGPSGSGKSTMLNLIGALDKPTAGTLLIDGVDIGKLNDNQLADLRLKIGFVFQFFNLIPRLTAKDNVELSMSIASLGKAQRKQRAMELLETVGLKDRVNHKPAELSGGQQQRVAIARALANNPKFLLLDEPTGNVDSKTANEVITLIKKLNKEDNVSIIMVTHDQHLASEAKRTVQMFDGKITFDEVNHQ; encoded by the coding sequence ATGTCTTTTCCAGTCGTAGAAGCAATAGACGTTAAAAAAACGTACATGCTGGGTAAAATCCCAGTGGAAGCCCTGCGAGGCGTAAACCTCAAAGTTGAAGCAGGCGACTTCATCTCAATTCTTGGTCCCTCAGGAAGCGGCAAATCAACCATGTTAAACCTGATAGGTGCATTAGATAAGCCTACAGCAGGCACACTGCTAATTGATGGCGTTGACATTGGCAAACTCAACGATAATCAATTGGCAGATTTGCGGCTTAAAATCGGGTTTGTGTTCCAATTCTTCAACCTAATTCCTCGCCTCACCGCCAAAGACAACGTGGAGTTATCCATGTCTATAGCAAGCCTTGGCAAGGCACAGCGGAAACAACGTGCAATGGAACTGCTAGAAACAGTGGGATTAAAAGACAGAGTAAACCACAAACCCGCCGAACTCAGCGGAGGACAACAGCAACGTGTAGCAATCGCGCGGGCGTTAGCAAACAACCCCAAATTTCTGCTACTTGATGAGCCAACAGGGAACGTGGACTCCAAAACAGCCAATGAAGTTATCACCTTAATCAAGAAGCTAAACAAAGAAGATAACGTCAGCATCATCATGGTTACTCATGACCAACATTTGGCAAGCGAAGCTAAACGAACAGTGCAAATGTTTGACGGAAAAATCACATTTGATGAGGTGAACCATCAATGA
- a CDS encoding helix-turn-helix transcriptional regulator, translating into MFGEDKEDRKEFREQMRHERRHMFHKHNWMRHNAMVPKGFLRYHVLEALKEKPMSGSELMEEIGKNMGGQWKPSPGSIYPLLAWLQDNTYIQELPTENGMKRYQLTQSGKDLLEEQKKVREKFQSDFGFMGTPWFNHSLGKIPKEKSNQVQTTMKQLLTSALRLGKTLCENYSEKDLEEALKIIDDASKKLDEINNKLQGEKQ; encoded by the coding sequence ATGTTTGGCGAAGATAAAGAAGACAGAAAAGAATTTCGGGAACAAATGCGACACGAAAGACGCCACATGTTCCACAAACACAACTGGATGCGCCACAACGCCATGGTCCCCAAAGGCTTCCTACGCTACCACGTCCTAGAAGCCCTAAAAGAAAAACCCATGTCAGGCAGCGAACTCATGGAAGAAATCGGCAAAAACATGGGCGGACAATGGAAACCCAGCCCCGGCTCAATTTATCCCCTGCTGGCATGGCTACAAGACAACACCTACATACAGGAGTTGCCTACCGAAAACGGAATGAAACGCTACCAGCTCACCCAAAGCGGCAAAGACCTGCTAGAAGAGCAAAAGAAGGTACGGGAAAAATTCCAATCCGACTTTGGCTTCATGGGAACCCCATGGTTTAACCACTCATTAGGAAAGATCCCTAAAGAAAAAAGCAACCAAGTACAAACCACAATGAAACAACTGCTCACCTCAGCACTTAGGCTGGGCAAAACCTTGTGTGAAAACTATTCCGAGAAAGATTTAGAGGAAGCCCTCAAAATCATCGATGACGCCAGCAAAAAACTCGATGAAATAAACAACAAACTTCAAGGCGAAAAACAATGA
- a CDS encoding CdvA-like protein, whose protein sequence is MSTPNLFLSLGKPVKNEYGKIIGKIASFTLTPNGKFDAVFIEFGNGKFSKMPIEHLKVVGSEITFLSKIKTQALMLCDQIPLIWRKDQAAKEAMEKHRIPAEVYEELHVSFENALEQLKKDAQVTTDEATIEIDNCNEALKALNYALANLEIEHGIGQIDDDTYKTSSAMLLDNQKRITAEKADLEAMKSKIASTLLGDISPPPETSPPKTNKVYAETVSTTNANQSTNTKTDLPEPPVVVYVKDVGKSGL, encoded by the coding sequence ATGTCTACCCCCAATCTTTTTCTTTCTCTTGGTAAACCCGTGAAAAACGAATATGGTAAAATAATCGGAAAAATAGCTTCCTTTACACTTACCCCAAACGGAAAATTTGATGCAGTCTTCATCGAATTTGGTAACGGTAAATTCTCAAAAATGCCTATTGAACACCTAAAAGTTGTAGGCTCCGAAATCACTTTCCTTTCAAAAATTAAAACTCAAGCCCTTATGCTCTGTGACCAAATTCCCCTCATCTGGCGAAAAGACCAAGCTGCAAAAGAAGCAATGGAAAAACACAGAATTCCAGCTGAAGTTTATGAAGAACTTCACGTGTCTTTTGAAAACGCCCTAGAACAACTCAAAAAAGATGCGCAGGTTACAACAGACGAGGCAACAATCGAAATAGACAACTGCAACGAAGCACTAAAAGCTCTAAATTATGCACTCGCAAACCTCGAAATTGAGCACGGCATCGGACAAATTGACGATGATACATACAAAACCTCATCTGCAATGTTGTTGGACAACCAGAAACGCATAACCGCTGAAAAAGCAGACCTTGAAGCGATGAAAAGCAAAATCGCATCGACCCTTCTTGGCGACATTTCACCCCCACCAGAGACAAGTCCACCAAAAACCAACAAGGTTTACGCAGAAACCGTCAGCACAACAAACGCAAACCAGAGCACAAACACAAAGACTGACCTTCCAGAACCACCAGTTGTCGTTTACGTAAAAGACGTCGGAAAATCAGGACTATAA